The genomic stretch gcaACTTGAAACTAACAAGCTAATGTGTTTACCACTTACAAAGATGTCAGTAGCAGTAAATTTTAGACTGACCTCGtcagatattttatatttcactaaggtaatttactaaataaatgtaatcCAAACATGTTTGTCAAAAGCATTTAACGTTTCAATGAATTTAGTAGCAGactgtttattttatcaataattgattatggtaatttaaaataaaacgttaggTAAAAGTAGAAGGAaagcaaaattaatacttatttgtTCATCTTAAAGAAAGATTGTTTATCTTAAAGGTCTTATAAGATAGTAATTGTTTAAACTGTCAGCAATACAATTTAGTAAATTTAGACAATTTCATTAATAACTGTAAtccatataaataatttgtatgaaatttaacGATGATGCCAAAAAAGAGCGTGGAGCATTTTATTCAAGAGGTTTTTGAGTTGTGGCTGAGTTCCATCATGAGTTCAGACGATCAGTGAGTGGGAACAAGTATGTACATCATTAACTGAATCATTGTTGAGTTTGACGATGCGCAGTTACCTACTGTTCCCTGCACGGCGATAAATGTATGATTCACCACCGCGCTTACGTCAATTCTTATCTAAACAATGCTGATCAATTAATTGTTATCTTGCTGCTTTCCTGAGCAGCCACAACGTCACTGAGTCATTCGTTCCCTTTGTTTCAATAATGATTAGTAAGCTACCTATTTTGTGTCTATGGTTGTGTTTCACGGAATCATTATCTTACTACTTGACAAGTAAAGACTTATTTTATTGGCAAATTCAGGTATCCTCTGTTAATTCGTTAAATTGATTGCTATTTTATGCAAATAATGACACTTACGTATACTTTCAGCATAAAAGGAcagattaatattgtttttggttGACCGTTAGTGAAGGTTGTCACTCGATCGGCTATAAATATACAGCtacagtctgtctgtctgtctatatacTTATCTTTCCGCAAGATGTCTCGAAAAAGATTTAAagtaaagacttgaaatttttcttgAAACATCACTTCTGTATATGCAACAGTGACTTCTATGATGATGAACGTCACTGCACGAGATTTCCCTAAGCGTTAGCGAAATGGTCGTAAGGgtaacaacaaaaacaacaagaaaatagcagaataaataagtttggaAAACAAAATGAGTACAGTCATATGAGTTAAAACGTCACCTGTACACTTTACGaacttcttttttttacatagaaaagaatTCTGAGGGTTGcactgtttttctttttaatagcTCTAACAGTTCTCCTAATCTACTTTTAGGATATCTTATGCGACTCACCCACCCTGTATACAATATTACTGTAATGATTGACATAGTGGTCAGTTATTAAACTCCTGAAAGCCACCAGGTAACACTATTGGAAATGCACCTTCcaattataaaccaaattaatGGAGATTTCTAGAATCTAACAGGGACGTACCACAACCGTCCCTGGAGAACTAATTGCAATGCCTTTGATGTAACTAGGCGTTAGACCGTGTATAGATATTAAGATTATATGGTAGAAACACAAGAAATTATAACCTGTTTTTCGATGTCCAAGCATTAAAGCCTTGTAAAATCTGAGacataaagaaatattacattattatcgtGTAATAATCatggtttagttatttaaaaaatttaacaaaattaaaaacgaattttgatattataaaaagaagtttaatcaatgcaaatatttattatgctcttaaaataattgtgtaaattacTAATAACTACAGTTTCTTTAGTAAAATGTTGTATAGCATGTTACATAATgtcagaaagaaatattttttgcaattgattatttttctttatgtggaatattacaataataaaaagtactacttaatatatatttataacgacGTTTAAAAATCATCGTAGATACACACAGATTCAATCTGTTTTGAATAAACTAAAGCACCCTTcggtttaaaatttagaatagtttttattattttaaacaattcccTTATGAAGATATTAAATTGACAATGTTatagttacttttatttcagGTAATATCAAGTAAACgttgttaatacaaataaaaactaatacaggTTTATGCTTTAAAGGTCTTTAGCTGAACGAGTAAagtgttcaacatttatttaaattttaatcacaaGCATTGAATTTTCAAGACTCATTTCatttagaatttaagttagtgttgAAGTAAAAACATGAGACATAAATCCCTCCATCTCTATAAATTAAATGCCAAACTATGAAAGTAAATCCGCAAGTCATATCGAGAATTAAATGAAGTACATACatactttaaattgtacatgcaacatcagcgaagcctgAAACGAGACACGTTGTGTGGCGTACTTTCCTACAAGTACATGAAACCTTCTTAGAAGTTTCACGAGATCTGCcatatttctatttgttttaaacCTCATCCATTACCTTTGTTTGAGTTACTAAAACGAGACACGTTGTGTGGCGTACTTTCCTACAAGTACATGAAACCTTCTTAGAAGTTTCACGAGATCTGCcatatttctatttgttttaaacCTCATCCATTCCCTTTGTTTGAGTTACTAAAACGAGACACGTTGTGTGGCGTACTTTCCTACAAGTACATGAAACCTTCTTAGAAGTTTCACGAGATCTGCcatatttctatttgttttaaacCTCATCCATTACCTTTGTTTGAGTTACTAAAACGAGACACGTTGTGTGGCGTACTTTCCTACAAGTACATGAAACCTTCTTAGAAGTTTCACGAGATCTGCcatatttctatttgttttaaacCTCATCCATTACCTTTGTTTGAGTTACTAAAACGAGACACGTTGTGTGGCGTACTTTCCTACAAGTACATGAAACCTTCTTAGAAGTTTCACGAGATCTGCcatatttctatttgttttaaacCTCATCCATTACCTTTGTTTGAGTTACTAAAACGAGACACGTTGTGTGGCGTACTTTCCTACAAGTACATGAAACCTTCTTAGAAGTTTCACGAGATCTGCcatatttctatttgttttaaacCTCATCCATTACCTTTGTTTGAGTTACTAAAACGAGACACGTTGTGTGGCGTACTTTCCTACAAGTACATGAAACCTTCTTAGAAGTTTCACGAGATCTGCcatatttctatttgttttaaacCTCATCCATTACCTTTGTTTGAGTTACTAAAAGCTTACGATTCAGTGAACCTTTGAGAGTTGAGCCGCCTTTCTAGCGTGCTTTTATCTCTTGTGGGTACTAAATAACaggaaaactttaatttaatttatgtttatgtatatgaTCAATCTGTTATATAATATTTCGTCGCTTACTTTTCGTGGTATTGTAATTAAGTATTCAAAATTCTgataaacttttcataaaattagGCATAATCATCTTGAACCAAATACTGTAAAAAAtcttaaagataaaacattttttctcagCGTCAGATATTGTCaacttatttttgtgtaatttatgtatataaaacatacataggGTCAGTGATAAACTATTTCaatcattattttacatgtaCTTTTGTTGTAATAACATGCCATATTAGCACTTAAGaagtattaaattatcatacCATCATGATTGGCTATATAAGAGCATAACAGGGATTACAGTTTAATAAAGATTACATAgtataatgaacaataaattgtcaaatataatattattacctgTTAAATGTTATTACCTCCAAAAGTTTAAACCCATTTTCAGGTACATTACATAGAAATTGCATATGACAGAATATCACATATGGTTTCCCGAGGGTGGGCGTAAAAGTTTTAACTTGAATACAGCATCgctgaaataacatttttatcataataacTACCGTATTTTGTAGTAAATACAGACTAACATTTTAAAGGGCAGGTAAGGTTTAAGACGATAAATTGTTTAAGTACTGGTTCATTGACAACAGTATCCAGTACAATGAAATTGTTGACACATAACTTACGAGTACTaagtgaataaatttatatttcgaGGCTCGGGTATTTAGCTAGTTAACCCTATGACTCCGCCGCTCTCACCTGAATAGAGATAAACAATTATCATtccctttaatttattatattgcatgTTCTTGCCAATTTTGTTAAACTTGATCCCATTGCAAGGCAAGTTGTTGTGCACTAAACGATTTTGGTATGTATGGTCCACTTGACTCCAAAGACGGTTAGGAACTTTCTTAGGTTATTACTTGTCACGTAGAAGATTGTTGGAAATGTTGGTTGAAATTCATCTAACTACAAGCCAATTTGTGTAACTGATTATAACATGGGTTCCATTCTTTTGTCTCAAAAACGTATgtagaatacaatttattataacacattaATCAAGTAGGATGTCCATtccatttggatcaaaattcctCCTGAGTATCACATTGAGTATATTAGTAGCTATGTAGAAACATGTTAATACTCCTCCCCTAGGTCCAATTGGCCATCAAAACGAACTATATCTTTCCATTAATCAAGTAGGATGTCCATtccatttggatcaaaattcctCCTGAGTATCACATTGAGTATATTAGTAGCTATGTAGAAACATGTTAATACTCCTCCCCTAGGTCCGATTGGCCATCAAAACGAACTATATCTTTCCATTAATCAAGTAGGATGTCCATtccatttggatcaaaattcctCCTGAGTATCACATTGAGTATATTAGTAGCTATGTAGAAACATGTTAATACTCCTCCCCTAGGTCCAATTGGCCATCAAAACGAAGTATATCTTTATTATCCATTAATCAAGTAGGATGTCCATtccatttggatcaaaattcctCCTGAGTATCACATTGAGTATATTAGTAGCTATGTAGAAACATGTTAATACTCCTCCCCTAGGTCCGATTGGCCATCAAAACGAACTATATCTTTCCATTAATCTGTAGAATGtccataagatttttttaaatgtatgttaagAAATATGGCTGCtgatatataatgaaaatatatccTGAGATATAGAGATTGTTTTCATTAATACGCTGCAATATGTCTATTAGAAATCTACTTATCATTATGTAAGACATTTTAATGCGCTTATGCCGATAAACCTCACAACATATTTAACATGAATTCTTATGCTTAAAGTTCAGCTACAATAACGAGtcttatgtaaaataatacattttgctaATAACCACTTTGTATACATTCATTCTTATAGTTTCTGACCCAACTAAAATagattaaagaaattaatgtttatctataaataaaatttactccaTTAAATACCCAATCTGGATAACCAGCTGAGCCCTGTTCCAATAGATGTTACAGTAGAGAATATCGGAGCAATGGTTAAGAAGCACCGGACTCCAAAAGTCCTTTAACGTAATAATAATAGGCAATTGTTGTGAATATTTGACATGTCTTACATAGCAAcattcattactttttatatttctttaataatagttattgctctatttgttttAGCAGTGTTGTAAAAGTATTCGTACATTGATAGCGGTGTTGAACAAAAAAATCTTACAACAACATTGTGTATTTGAAAGAGATTTGCTATTCATATCACTatcgtattttattaaaacatcattCGTCACTTTTATAAGTGATATCAGTACCTATACATTTTATCCTATAAGACGGCGAGCATGTTTTAGACAGTTCGCAGTCTCGTTACTTCACATGACTGTTCACATTTTGCTTATCGATCATTTCCAGGAACTGATAGACATTCTTTCACGATTAGTCATAACACCGTGCTTGACTGATTAGGATAACGCTCCTGACATCATGTCCGAGTAACCTGTGCTCTGATGTTCTTCAGCCCTGTCTCTAGTTAACGCCTTCTCTAGTTTATGTCAatgtttaagaataatatttaaggaaagaatttaaacaataatttgttggTAACTTAACACATATTCataacaggatttttccggatatttgccatggattattaaaaaaaaaatcagtaacactacgtatcgagatctgcaatctgatctcttcttcaggtaaataacaaggaaatacaGACGACAAAATTGTAAATGCCAAGTTAAAGCccagatataaaaaaacaatttgtgaACGGCTTTTAGATTTATGTGGAAGATTAACATTAGAATAATTTGGATTATGGacattttagaattttcaaaaaaaaaataaaattttcagtgGCATAAAGAATTtgatcgatatatatatatatatatttcagagaagacacaatatttactaaaaacaatgAGTAATCAGTTACCTGACGATAATATCGCTTGGCTAAAAGAACTGTTTGCTCCATTTATGATAGAATTctctttttgattttttacacAATACAGGGAAATATAAGCTTTTgtagcataaatattttaaacgatttttatgTGTACGAAGTGagttaaaaaatccaaataattgtcagtattaacattttataagatGAAGTAAAGAACtatgaaatttcaaataatttaaaataatactgataataatagaattaaattaaacaaaatattgtttgtagtTTCTAAACTAGAGTCTACGAATTATCACAGCGAATATATTGCGAAAATTCCTTTTGCTAtcatattccatttttaaatattaagtaatctACACACGATATAAAATAAACCCAGTCGTCATCCATCCCATGCCTCATCCAccttatgatatttttgaaaaaattggtaagttaaatttatgttttaggttaagagaaactataataataataaatgaatggATATCATAAACATTACATGTTTCAACAGCAGTtacgtttaatatattttaaagtgtcgacaaagatacaaatttataaaggaggaatacatatttacattttatgtggACCGCCTGgttgcttatatttttaaattagctgATGTACAATTACAATTTGCTTTGAATCTATTGATtctaaataagtttataatttcaaaattaaggcAATTTCGAAACGATTTTCGTTAAGTTTAATTGCATGTGCAGATATTGGTCTCTCAAAACGGTATACTGTCAGTCATCATTCATTCTAAAAGAgtgatagtaattttaaaataatctttggtccacaataatactaatatatatatttacattgtatatactTTGTTCTGAGAAGGTCACTATAGTTCAAACGTGTCTATTTCTGTGTTTGTATTCTACTTCGGATAAAGGGGTAGAGTGAAATCAAAactcccacacacacacacctcaaataataaaaaaaaatactaaatttactaataatatttacgattagtttaATTCCCTATAAGTAAATAAACGTATGCCTACCATGCAAGGCCACACCAGGCTTGCCGCCTTTGTTAAAACCCTCGGTTTTCGTTTTTAATGAATACTTGTAAACCCGATACAGTGAAGCTCATTATCTTACCTCCAAATCTATGTTAtctatatatcatattatttctTTGGTTCAATGGACACAATGTGTCCTATACGAATTTCCGCCATACATTTCTTATGTTCGgcgtattgctttgtgattcagCTTACTACAGTAACGGACTAATTACGActcttgtttcctcaaattgtagtcacaaTGTGAATGGTTCTTTAAATCATCCTAATGTCCAGTCACTCCGTTTTTGTCCCTTTACCTACTATAAATACGCCGTCCCATAAAGTCCAAGGAAACCAAAATCAATACCTTAAATCTACAGATTcacaatttttgttcattaagtaaaatcCATAATAGACTAATTAATTGTTTGGAACTCGTCACTGTTGCCATACATAGCAAACGTTAGATGATACTATATGTTTTTACTATATGAATCGTACTATGTGAAGCTGTATGTATGCTTCACAGAGAAAGctaacaaacattactaatacAAAGTACTGTGATATTATGCGCAATATCAGCTGTCAAAAATATGTCATATCGTTACAATagacagttaattacatttaccAGGAAGATATATTTCGCAACTTTAAAGACGAAGATGGGAATTTTAGAAACTGTAGAGACCAGTGGGGGCTCGAAGGGTATTTCGAATAATAAGTTTAAATCCTATTTTGATCCTATTACGACCACACTAAAAACTTGTAATGGAGATTTAAAAGGTATGAAAATACTTGTTCAATTTACACATATACATTGCattatacattgtttataaattaaaaaattcctacgattttattttacaatgaatttcaTACACATTGCAATTATACGTTACGTTTTTTTGTACACTTTGAATGGCATTAATTAAGACTTTTAATCAAGGAGAGATAACtctttataattctatttttaatcagttttataacgtaattaaaaattgtttttccatttattttataatcacttTGAAAGTATATAGTCTACACGGTTGGATCAGTCTTTCCGAAATATGTTACATCTATTTTTTATGAACttcagaaaatatacaaatatgcaATAAAATGCCAAAAACAAttgcaaattaatattttggacTCCGGCCATAGTATACTCCTGTTTAGCTTTCTTATTATCTGATATATAAAACAATCCAATCTATATATTAATTCTACTTGTGGTATTCAAATCATttaggaaattaaataataacaaaccaTAAAGTGTTTCTGGAAAATATTCATGCGATATCTAGGTTAAATTTTTactcaaaagaaaactaaatgaacgtttaatataagaaatatctAACAAGTTTAACGTTACCACTATTGTCCTGCGTGTTaaagtataaagttttatatatatttgataaatatttaagcaACACTTATTTTCATTGAGAAGTGAAATTTGCAGCTTGCCTGTGAGAATTAGCGCCTTTCATTTCAAGGGGCCAGCCTGTATACACCGGCCTTGTGTTTCTCCAGTTTTCTGTTGGCAGAACTGAGATAGCCGCGACGCTGAACGTTCCTCGTATTTCATTAGTAGTGAGTGAACAGTGGAGTGTTAAGGATCGTTCCTACAAGAACTGTGTTTGTGGCTTTCCCGTGTTTCTACGAGTGATGATGTTTGATCTCTTTGTAAGACTCTTTGTAAGACGCTTTGTAAGACTCTTTTTAAAACTCATACCAGTTGATCGTGTGTACAGAGACAATTTCGTTTTTAAGCTCCACTACCTGGTGACTGCTTGTCTACTTTTCGCATTCTCTATCATTGTTGCAGCTAAAACATACGTAGGTAGACCGATTACATGCATATCCAAAGGTATCCCCGTAAAAGAATTAGAATATAGTTGTCTAGTTGAAGGCGCATTTACTATCCACCAACGCATTTCACATAGCTCTATCCAAACGAGCTACGTCCCTGGACTAACCGAGGGAGTAGTGCAGTCGTACTACTTTTGGCTTCCAATGGTTTTTATTATGAAGGCACTTTGTTTTCTCTTCCCACGTTGCATTTGGAAGAAATTGGAGGGTGGAAAAATGGATAGACTAATATCATTTATGAATCAGCTAATTGTTCCAGGAGTTGAAACAAATGTATGGAGAGAAACAcgagttaattatttatatttacataacaagCGTCTAAATGTTTACGCCTACGGGTACCTGTTTTGTGAAATTCTCAACTTATACAACGTAGTTATTCAGATGTATTTTTTGAACTACTTTCTCGGGGGTGTGTTTATGACTTATGGATGGGACGTTCTCTCTTTCTTGTCAACAATCGAAGAAAACCGTGTGAACCCCATGACGTTGATATTTCCTAAACTAGTAGACTGCACTATCCATGAAAACGGTCCCTCTGGTTTAATCTCCAGGACTGACGGACTCTGTGTGCTTCAGATCAACGCCACCATCGAGAAGATGATCCTCGTACTCTGGTTCTGGTACATTATTCTAGCCATCGTGACAGCCATAAATCTCTTAATGCGCATTCCCGCCCTTCTCTCCAAGTATATCCGTGCGTTGTATCTCCCTAACCGCATTGAAGCAAGGGAACTTGTGTACTCTTCAAATTTTGGGGACTGGTTTGTGCTGTGCCAAGTGGGCAAGAACATCAACCACCGTATTTTTGAAGAACTCTTGATAGGCATCCACAGAAAGTTACACAGGTTGGAATGAACTTGTGATTTACATATCATTTTGTTTAACCAATAACTTGTTTGCTTTtctatttaattagttttgtacAGTATTATTTGCATCTTTcaatacaataacataaattaaatttctatctAGGTTAATCTCATTAGTTCCATGCTTTTTACaagcttaaaatataatttatgattaaaaatgtatttattgtttttacttcttttactcattcttaaagttttttattgttatagagATTTGCCTCTacagtttaattaaattgaaaatgattaatatatgtatataatttatctttttaaataatgcattattaCTGAATAAATGCTTTTTCGTTGTTGTATATTGTAATGATGCTTAAAAAGTTATGTATCTGGCACAAGAATATTCTTTCGAATAGGTATGTTAAATAATACAACCATAAAGAAAGTGggattacaaatattgtttaaatatgcTATTTCTTTACTAATAGCATTTTACTTTCCATGAAATACGTCTATTACCTTAAATTAGTTTTTCCATATATCGTTGAGTTTCCCTATATTATTGAGTTTTCTTATTGTTGCACATTTAATTGCTATAGTAAAAAATACGTAAATGTTTATGTCGttgcttttaaagaatttttattgttactcagcatttttaagttttagcagcaaagataaaattaattcaagTTACGCATACTGATAAAGAATCATTACTTTTagtataatgaattttaaattggaaataatatgtattttaatacgtATTTCTTGAGCTATAttcctttatacatttttaataaaaataactaattgtttCACAGTTAGTTTTACGATAgcaagtttaatacattttattcattaagttattattgtatttcaacatttaaacataaattatttgtacCAATTTTGATTAACAACTACTATTACTGTTAAAcgaataataaacattatatgtgTGTCAACAGTTAATAAAATTCAATCGTATTTATGAAACTTGTTTTTCTTTCTCATTTCAAGATTTACTATTTTATAGAACTCGATATTCCtacgtacaatttttattttaaaatttacttataggTTTTAGGAGGTCAGTAACAGTTATACAGGATTTATACCCAATATGGATAAACCTTTTACgaaattattaatcatatttcaaatataatgctACAAAATATGATTTGCATATttgaacaatacaaaaaaaatcgtGAAAATAAGcttattgtaaaatagtttggttaatatatgacatttttaaaaattgacagtttattataattactaatattcCTTCAGGCTCAGTCCGAAAATAGGTACACTTCACATGTGGTCGTCATCTCTAAAAGTCAAACTGAGTAGCCTATGCATTAGTAGGATGTTTAGTTTGCACAACACTGATGAAATAATAGTTCTTACTGTTGGCTTGTTAACatggttttaatacttttaaatttaaacaaactccaTAAACTTGGAACCTTAGTAAACAAACTTTTTCAggtatataaaactatttgtgTACTTGTCTCgttaatattaataagaaattatgtttgtatatatttacttataatggaTCTATTATATACATCTCTAAAGTTTTACAAGAACCATCTTGAAAACTTGAGAGCCATCACAAAATAGGTAGGTACAAATATAGCTTGAAAGTTTTAAGAATAGAGTccacttttatttatgttatgcaTAATACAAAAATCTCACCCATAAAGCCTCATAAGgacaaaagttattgtaaataacctgaggattttacaataatttaagaaacaagtaagaaataattaagaaacacTATCATTCTACACTATTATggaaaatgtaaactaaaatgtaaCCATCTCTTTCCAAACTttaaatggccaccatcttgaTAGATAGCGAAAAAAGCAAcacaataaaagatatttataatttcctGATATACTTAAAGAAACTAGTGTATTGGGTCATTGTTGGGAAATTCGTCGACTTAAAATTTCTTTCTTGAATACGAATGGCCATTATCTTGAAACTTACTATCATAAGAGTCACTTACGAACTCATGCAAGCTATGTCGAAATACTCCTTTGTACAACATTTACACTAAATAATCAGATTAGGTacacaataattgttatatagtttttataataaactttatcaaATTGAAAACATTTCACAAGTTTGAACATGCATGACAgtggaatattaaaaataaaatcaaactgcACAATATCAGACATAATACCAGGGTTAATAAGAATTAttctattacaatattaattgtcAAACAAAACTATTAGTCTATATCAAtagtatgttaaattataataggGTATTATTTTAGACCATACTGTATAGCAGTATATAGATTATTTTGCTAAAGTATGTCAAGTAATTGATAAAAGtcttatagtattttatataaggTTTGTATTCTAAATACTTgtcttttttaagaaaaaattagagggaaaaatattttacaacttaccTGAGGTGTGAGCTCTTTTTAACAAACACGTAAGTTGCAGGGAGGAATGTGATTTATTATCAGAAAATAAGCTTTGGTATTTCGAGATTTCTTTGTTTAGTTgtgataaacaatattattaaacaaaattaaccctGCGTTGGTCGCGCACGGTCCTAGATTCCGTTACGCGGGATTTTTTTATGCTATTCTTGTTGGGGTTTGCAACATGCAACGGGCTTTTGTCTAGCTGAGTTCTAAAACCCCCTCACCCACTCCAAGGTGTAAAAGCAGTGTTTGGTGTGTCCTTAAAGGCAGCGGAGGGGTTTTGTTTACGGCCTGGTCTGCTATTCCGGCGCGCCTATCTGTGTAGCCGCTACCCCGGTACTCGAGACCGTGCGCGACTGTTTGTGTTTGAGTGTTCCCGGACTTGTGGACCGTGCGTGACTGTGTTtgcgattaaaaaaaaatttttgcatctaattttttgaaaatggaTCCGAAAGAATAAGAACGAATTCTCCAACTTCTACATGAAGTTCCAAGTAAAAATGACTTTATTGTTGACCAATTTAATTCGGATTTAGACGATATGTACATGgaaataaaataggaaaacaaGAGTAAGATGTGCACGTTGTAGAATCTACATCTGCGGCGAGCATACGGGCCTAAAGCTGTGTCTTAACTGCCTATTAGATGGACCAGAAAACATGGACACTGATGAATCAGATTAAATCagagttttataaatttccacTTTTATACTTACTTCACTGCACTTATTGAAccctataaataatattgttactgtaCTGTGTATTCTTAAATGTTCTATGagtatgtttgatttattaagttctatttgtatttttaaataacgttttttaCTTTTGGAtatcgaaattttaattttgtaatttaagttttgagttcatataaattttaattacatttatataagaatatttaaactactcataaattatttaattatttcgttactaaaatacattattaataaatatttttataatttatgagcttttttcaattttaaccagAGTTTTCTATTGTTTACTCAATCACGGTCTCACAGACCGTGCGCGAGCAACAACGTTCCAGGCGGAGCGCGACTAACGCAgggtttattgtatattttcaaagaaCGGGTTAATGAGGCGGGGTGGGGGAGGAAAGAACAATTACCTCTGTATCTTTACCTACCATATagcaattaaaaatac from Homalodisca vitripennis isolate AUS2020 chromosome 2, UT_GWSS_2.1, whole genome shotgun sequence encodes the following:
- the LOC124355858 gene encoding innexin inx2-like is translated as MTLIFPKLVDCTIHENGPSGLISRTDGLCVLQINATIEKMILVLWFWYIILAIVTAINLLMRIPALLSKYIRALYLPNRIEARELVYSSNFGDWFVLCQVGKNINHRIFEELLIGIHRKLHRLE